The Chiloscyllium punctatum isolate Juve2018m chromosome 30, sChiPun1.3, whole genome shotgun sequence genome includes a region encoding these proteins:
- the zcchc17 gene encoding zinc finger CCHC domain-containing protein 17 isoform X4, with the protein MEDLPELYMILQGEVASVTEYGAFIKIPGCKRQGLVHKSHMSASRVDNPSEIVDVGEKVWVKVIGKEVKDGKAKLSLSMKAVNQGSGKDLDPNNVILDQDERRKRKFKDFTGQKIKLEAVLNTVCKKCGCKGHFAKDCFMQPGGVKYSLVPDDEVEPADSSSQSEFQPPKKKKKDKVKKQKKSKGKLSSSDSNSSESSDSSSEEDRSAPKAHKHSEKTQRSHKKKKHKKHKHKKSRKRD; encoded by the exons ATGGAGGACTTGCCTGAACTGTACATGATATTACAAGGCGAG GTTGCATCTGTAACAGAATATGGAGCATTTATTAAAATTCCGGGTTGCAAGCGACAAG GTCTGGTCCACAAGTCGCACATGTCAGCAAGCCGTGTGGATAATCCCTCTGAGATTGTTGATGTTGGAGAAAAGGTCTGGGTTAAAGTAATCGGGAAAGAG GTAAAGGATGGCAAAGCCAAGCTTTCTCTTTCAATGAAGGCTGTTAATCAGGGATCTGGGAAGGACCTCGATCCAAATAACGTTATTCTTGA CCAGGATGAAAGAAGGAAGCGCAAGTTCAAAGACTTTACAGGGCAGAAAATAAAACTTGAAGCCGTTCTAAACACCGTTTGCAAAAAATGTGGATGTAAAG GACATTTTGCGAAAGACTGCTTCATGCAGCCTGGTGGCGTTAAGTACAGTCTCGTTCCTGATGATGAGGTGGAACCAGCTGACAGCTCCAGCCAATCTGAATTTCAGCCTCCAAAGAAGAAAAAGAAG GATAAAGTAAAGAAGCAGAAGAAAAGTAAAGGCAAGCTGTCTTCCTCTGATTCTAATTCTTCTGAGTCATcggactcgagcagtgaggaggaCCGCTCAGCCCCCAAGGCACATAAACATTCGGAAAAAACTCAACGATCACACAAGAAGAAAAAGCATAAAAAGCACAAGCATAAGAAATCCAGAAAGAGAGATTAA
- the zcchc17 gene encoding zinc finger CCHC domain-containing protein 17 isoform X3: MEDLPELYMILQGEVASVTEYGAFIKIPGCKRQGLVHKSHMSASRVDNPSEIVDVGEKVWVKVIGKEVQVKDGKAKLSLSMKAVNQGSGKDLDPNNVILDQDERRKRKFKDFTGQKIKLEAVLNTVCKKCGCKGHFAKDCFMQPGGVKYSLVPDDEVEPADSSSQSEFQPPKKKKKDKVKKQKKSKGKLSSSDSNSSESSDSSSEEDRSAPKAHKHSEKTQRSHKKKKHKKHKHKKSRKRD; encoded by the exons ATGGAGGACTTGCCTGAACTGTACATGATATTACAAGGCGAG GTTGCATCTGTAACAGAATATGGAGCATTTATTAAAATTCCGGGTTGCAAGCGACAAG GTCTGGTCCACAAGTCGCACATGTCAGCAAGCCGTGTGGATAATCCCTCTGAGATTGTTGATGTTGGAGAAAAGGTCTGGGTTAAAGTAATCGGGAAAGAGGTACAG GTAAAGGATGGCAAAGCCAAGCTTTCTCTTTCAATGAAGGCTGTTAATCAGGGATCTGGGAAGGACCTCGATCCAAATAACGTTATTCTTGA CCAGGATGAAAGAAGGAAGCGCAAGTTCAAAGACTTTACAGGGCAGAAAATAAAACTTGAAGCCGTTCTAAACACCGTTTGCAAAAAATGTGGATGTAAAG GACATTTTGCGAAAGACTGCTTCATGCAGCCTGGTGGCGTTAAGTACAGTCTCGTTCCTGATGATGAGGTGGAACCAGCTGACAGCTCCAGCCAATCTGAATTTCAGCCTCCAAAGAAGAAAAAGAAG GATAAAGTAAAGAAGCAGAAGAAAAGTAAAGGCAAGCTGTCTTCCTCTGATTCTAATTCTTCTGAGTCATcggactcgagcagtgaggaggaCCGCTCAGCCCCCAAGGCACATAAACATTCGGAAAAAACTCAACGATCACACAAGAAGAAAAAGCATAAAAAGCACAAGCATAAGAAATCCAGAAAGAGAGATTAA
- the zcchc17 gene encoding zinc finger CCHC domain-containing protein 17 isoform X1, translating to MEDLPELYMILQGEVYLSMYTHILMCTVHNPLSVLTGGKQIQLKLIFQVASVTEYGAFIKIPGCKRQGLVHKSHMSASRVDNPSEIVDVGEKVWVKVIGKEVQVKDGKAKLSLSMKAVNQGSGKDLDPNNVILDQDERRKRKFKDFTGQKIKLEAVLNTVCKKCGCKGHFAKDCFMQPGGVKYSLVPDDEVEPADSSSQSEFQPPKKKKKDKVKKQKKSKGKLSSSDSNSSESSDSSSEEDRSAPKAHKHSEKTQRSHKKKKHKKHKHKKSRKRD from the exons ATGGAGGACTTGCCTGAACTGTACATGATATTACAAGGCGAGGTATATCTTTCGATGTATACACACATTCTAATGTGCACTGTCCATAACCCTCTTTCAGTTCTGACTGGTGGCAAACAAATTCAACTCAAATTAATTTTTCAGGTTGCATCTGTAACAGAATATGGAGCATTTATTAAAATTCCGGGTTGCAAGCGACAAG GTCTGGTCCACAAGTCGCACATGTCAGCAAGCCGTGTGGATAATCCCTCTGAGATTGTTGATGTTGGAGAAAAGGTCTGGGTTAAAGTAATCGGGAAAGAGGTACAG GTAAAGGATGGCAAAGCCAAGCTTTCTCTTTCAATGAAGGCTGTTAATCAGGGATCTGGGAAGGACCTCGATCCAAATAACGTTATTCTTGA CCAGGATGAAAGAAGGAAGCGCAAGTTCAAAGACTTTACAGGGCAGAAAATAAAACTTGAAGCCGTTCTAAACACCGTTTGCAAAAAATGTGGATGTAAAG GACATTTTGCGAAAGACTGCTTCATGCAGCCTGGTGGCGTTAAGTACAGTCTCGTTCCTGATGATGAGGTGGAACCAGCTGACAGCTCCAGCCAATCTGAATTTCAGCCTCCAAAGAAGAAAAAGAAG GATAAAGTAAAGAAGCAGAAGAAAAGTAAAGGCAAGCTGTCTTCCTCTGATTCTAATTCTTCTGAGTCATcggactcgagcagtgaggaggaCCGCTCAGCCCCCAAGGCACATAAACATTCGGAAAAAACTCAACGATCACACAAGAAGAAAAAGCATAAAAAGCACAAGCATAAGAAATCCAGAAAGAGAGATTAA
- the zcchc17 gene encoding zinc finger CCHC domain-containing protein 17 isoform X6, whose amino-acid sequence MSASRVDNPSEIVDVGEKVWVKVIGKEVKDGKAKLSLSMKAVNQGSGKDLDPNNVILDQDERRKRKFKDFTGQKIKLEAVLNTVCKKCGCKGHFAKDCFMQPGGVKYSLVPDDEVEPADSSSQSEFQPPKKKKKDKVKKQKKSKGKLSSSDSNSSESSDSSSEEDRSAPKAHKHSEKTQRSHKKKKHKKHKHKKSRKRD is encoded by the exons ATGTCAGCAAGCCGTGTGGATAATCCCTCTGAGATTGTTGATGTTGGAGAAAAGGTCTGGGTTAAAGTAATCGGGAAAGAG GTAAAGGATGGCAAAGCCAAGCTTTCTCTTTCAATGAAGGCTGTTAATCAGGGATCTGGGAAGGACCTCGATCCAAATAACGTTATTCTTGA CCAGGATGAAAGAAGGAAGCGCAAGTTCAAAGACTTTACAGGGCAGAAAATAAAACTTGAAGCCGTTCTAAACACCGTTTGCAAAAAATGTGGATGTAAAG GACATTTTGCGAAAGACTGCTTCATGCAGCCTGGTGGCGTTAAGTACAGTCTCGTTCCTGATGATGAGGTGGAACCAGCTGACAGCTCCAGCCAATCTGAATTTCAGCCTCCAAAGAAGAAAAAGAAG GATAAAGTAAAGAAGCAGAAGAAAAGTAAAGGCAAGCTGTCTTCCTCTGATTCTAATTCTTCTGAGTCATcggactcgagcagtgaggaggaCCGCTCAGCCCCCAAGGCACATAAACATTCGGAAAAAACTCAACGATCACACAAGAAGAAAAAGCATAAAAAGCACAAGCATAAGAAATCCAGAAAGAGAGATTAA
- the zcchc17 gene encoding zinc finger CCHC domain-containing protein 17 isoform X5, whose product MSASRVDNPSEIVDVGEKVWVKVIGKEVQVKDGKAKLSLSMKAVNQGSGKDLDPNNVILDQDERRKRKFKDFTGQKIKLEAVLNTVCKKCGCKGHFAKDCFMQPGGVKYSLVPDDEVEPADSSSQSEFQPPKKKKKDKVKKQKKSKGKLSSSDSNSSESSDSSSEEDRSAPKAHKHSEKTQRSHKKKKHKKHKHKKSRKRD is encoded by the exons ATGTCAGCAAGCCGTGTGGATAATCCCTCTGAGATTGTTGATGTTGGAGAAAAGGTCTGGGTTAAAGTAATCGGGAAAGAGGTACAG GTAAAGGATGGCAAAGCCAAGCTTTCTCTTTCAATGAAGGCTGTTAATCAGGGATCTGGGAAGGACCTCGATCCAAATAACGTTATTCTTGA CCAGGATGAAAGAAGGAAGCGCAAGTTCAAAGACTTTACAGGGCAGAAAATAAAACTTGAAGCCGTTCTAAACACCGTTTGCAAAAAATGTGGATGTAAAG GACATTTTGCGAAAGACTGCTTCATGCAGCCTGGTGGCGTTAAGTACAGTCTCGTTCCTGATGATGAGGTGGAACCAGCTGACAGCTCCAGCCAATCTGAATTTCAGCCTCCAAAGAAGAAAAAGAAG GATAAAGTAAAGAAGCAGAAGAAAAGTAAAGGCAAGCTGTCTTCCTCTGATTCTAATTCTTCTGAGTCATcggactcgagcagtgaggaggaCCGCTCAGCCCCCAAGGCACATAAACATTCGGAAAAAACTCAACGATCACACAAGAAGAAAAAGCATAAAAAGCACAAGCATAAGAAATCCAGAAAGAGAGATTAA
- the zcchc17 gene encoding zinc finger CCHC domain-containing protein 17 isoform X2: MEDLPELYMILQGEVYLSMYTHILMCTVHNPLSVLTGGKQIQLKLIFQVASVTEYGAFIKIPGCKRQGLVHKSHMSASRVDNPSEIVDVGEKVWVKVIGKEVKDGKAKLSLSMKAVNQGSGKDLDPNNVILDQDERRKRKFKDFTGQKIKLEAVLNTVCKKCGCKGHFAKDCFMQPGGVKYSLVPDDEVEPADSSSQSEFQPPKKKKKDKVKKQKKSKGKLSSSDSNSSESSDSSSEEDRSAPKAHKHSEKTQRSHKKKKHKKHKHKKSRKRD; this comes from the exons ATGGAGGACTTGCCTGAACTGTACATGATATTACAAGGCGAGGTATATCTTTCGATGTATACACACATTCTAATGTGCACTGTCCATAACCCTCTTTCAGTTCTGACTGGTGGCAAACAAATTCAACTCAAATTAATTTTTCAGGTTGCATCTGTAACAGAATATGGAGCATTTATTAAAATTCCGGGTTGCAAGCGACAAG GTCTGGTCCACAAGTCGCACATGTCAGCAAGCCGTGTGGATAATCCCTCTGAGATTGTTGATGTTGGAGAAAAGGTCTGGGTTAAAGTAATCGGGAAAGAG GTAAAGGATGGCAAAGCCAAGCTTTCTCTTTCAATGAAGGCTGTTAATCAGGGATCTGGGAAGGACCTCGATCCAAATAACGTTATTCTTGA CCAGGATGAAAGAAGGAAGCGCAAGTTCAAAGACTTTACAGGGCAGAAAATAAAACTTGAAGCCGTTCTAAACACCGTTTGCAAAAAATGTGGATGTAAAG GACATTTTGCGAAAGACTGCTTCATGCAGCCTGGTGGCGTTAAGTACAGTCTCGTTCCTGATGATGAGGTGGAACCAGCTGACAGCTCCAGCCAATCTGAATTTCAGCCTCCAAAGAAGAAAAAGAAG GATAAAGTAAAGAAGCAGAAGAAAAGTAAAGGCAAGCTGTCTTCCTCTGATTCTAATTCTTCTGAGTCATcggactcgagcagtgaggaggaCCGCTCAGCCCCCAAGGCACATAAACATTCGGAAAAAACTCAACGATCACACAAGAAGAAAAAGCATAAAAAGCACAAGCATAAGAAATCCAGAAAGAGAGATTAA